TGGATGTTATAGTAAAACAATTGACTAAATCAACTTGAGAACAAAGTAAAGTTcttacaatgaaaaaaaatcctttaatttgatattttagatTTAACTTGTTGTTCTCCACTACATGACTTTTCATTTATtgggaagaaaaaaacaaataacagaaaataaattctaattattttaactaaaaataaaaataagataaaattttgatcttaatagagaaaacaaatattaataagataaaaatttcaaactaataaagaaaagataagataaaaaatatccaaatcaTATTAATCTTAGATCCTAATAATATTTGTTAACTATCTTCAAACTGATATTTAAActtaatctttttattaaataaatggaGGCAAATGAGACAGAGTGAATGATAAGCGGCCCAACCCAGAAGCCATTAGAAAGAACTGTAAAAGAACCGTAGGATAAGGAACCTGAGAGAAAGGCATATATCGAAACCCGCCATTTAAAATCCCCCCCTGAAAGTGGCAAACCCTTGCAGTTTTGGTCTTCCCTCGCTTTCTTCAGAGAGAGAGCAAGCGATGGCGAGTGATCCGATGCAACAAGTGGCCCTAATCCTGGGCCCGGACTCAGCCCAGCTGGAATCCCTAATCTCCCAATTGATGTCTTCGTCCAACCACCACCGCTCCCAGGCGGAGTCCTTATTCAACCTCTGCAAGCAGGCCCGCCCGGAGGCCCTCCTTTTGGGCCTGGCCCATCTCCTCCACTCCTCCCCGAACCCCGAGAGCCGCACCATGTCCGCCATCCTCCTCCGCCGCCACCTCACGCGCCACCACGACTCCTTCCTCTGGCCCCTCCTCTCCCCTCCCGCCCGCTCCTCCCTCCACTCCCTCCTCCTCTCCTCCCTCCACAACGAGCCTCTCAAATCAATCACCAAGAAGCTCTGCGACACCGTCTCAGAGCTTGCCGCCGCCACCCTCCCCGACGACGCCGCCGCCTGGCCCGACCTCCTCCCCCTCCTCTTCCAGTGGGTCACCTCCCCCGACCCGAGGCTCCAAGAAATCTCGCTCTTGATATTCGCTCAATTGGCTCATTACATCGGCCAAACCCTACTCCCTCAAATTTCCACTCTCCACTCCGTCTTCCTCCGCTCCCTCCACTCCTCCACCCCCTCCGACGTCCGCATCGCCGCCCTCGCTGCCGCCATCAACTTCATCCAATGCCTCACCAACTCCTCCGACAGAGACCGCTTCCAGGACCTCCTCCCTCTCATGATGCAGACCCTCACGGAGGCACTGAACTCCGGCCAGGAGGCCGTCGCTCAGGAGGCTCTCGAGCTTCTCATCGAGCTCGCCGGCACTGAGCCGCGCTTCCTCCGGCGACAAATCGCCGATGTCGTCGGTTCCATGCTGCAGGTGGCAGAGGCCGAGGCCTTGGAGGAAGGAACACGGCACTTGGCGATTGAATTTGTCGTTACTCTCGCTGAGGCGAGGGAGCGTGCTCCTGGAATGATGAGGAAGCTGCCACAGTTTGTGAGAAAGCTTTTTGGTGTGTTGATGAATTTGTTGCTTGATATCGAGGATGATCCTGCGTGGCACGGTGCAGAGGATGAGGAAGAGGACGCGGGCGAGACGAGTAACTATGGCTTTGGGCAGGAGTGCTTGGATAGGCTCTCGATTTCACTCGGCGGGAACACCATTGTGCCGGTTGCCTCTGAGCTGTTGCCCACCTACTTGTCTGCTCCTGAGTGGGAGAAGCACCATGCTGCCCTCATTGCGCTTGCCCAAATTGCAGAGGGTTGTTCGAAGGTACCTTTGCTTGCTGTGGTTCTTTTGCTGTTTACTAGGTTATTGGGAATGTGTTTTTGGTGTTTTCTTGCTTTTCTGTTTGaagcttttgtttttttatgcattGTGCGGATGAATGTTCGTATGTAGCTGTGAAAAAAAGATATCTTAATTTGTGTGCGCGGTTGTCTCTTAGATTGTTGTGAATTGTGGTCTTTGCTGCAGGTGATGATAACAGGTATATGTGCTTGTTATGCTGGCCAtccataattaaatattttacactattTATTAGGTTTGTTGCGACTGTTTTTATGTTCTCATACTTTTATGTTGTGCTGTTGTGTTTTTAAACCTTTGTGTATGGGTACCAGTATGTGATTCGTGGAGGTGCGGTATGCAATacattactttttaatttttatgttgttaTTAGAAGACTTCCTTTAACCTGGAATGCAGCACGTGGTATGGTGAATTTGGTACACAGTATGCAGGGCTTTTTCGGGAATTCTGCAACTATGCCTTTGTTTTTTAATGCATTGTGTGGCTGAATGTTCATGATTGGCTGGAAGAAACAATCCCTtagttgtttttgtgtttgtctgGATTGTCTCTAAGATTGTGATATTTGATGGTGCAGGTTATGATAAAGAATCTGGAGCAGGTATTGTCAatgattttaaattcatttcaCGATCCTCACCCTCGAGTGCAATGGGCAGCTATAAATGCAATTGGGCAGTTGTCCACGGATTTGGGGCCAGACTTGCAGGTTAAATTTCACCACTTAGTGCTGCCGGCTTTGGCTGGAGCTATGGATGATTTTCAAAATCCAAGAGTACAGGTTTGTATTGTTGTGCTTTTTATCTGGATTAGGTACATTGTCTCCTTTTGTAATAAATCAGGTCAtgctcttcttttttgttctaaTAATGTGCAAAATTTGTGTTGTGACATTGCATATTCTCATTCATACTGTGCTAAGATGGACTCTATAAATTAGCTCCACTATATGCTATTTtgtgttctttcttttttccttgatCATGTATTCATTTTGCTTGAGATAAGACATTTTAGTCCAATTAAATGATCGAGTTTGGTTGCGCATGATCAAAGCAATCTCATGCAGTTATTATCTTGTGTTATCTCATGTATTTTAGTGTTTATAGGTTCTGGTGGTAAATGAAAACTAGTAATTACTGCTATTACTATACTCAGTTTTCTTAAGGCCTTGTGCAGAGGTTTTTCTCATTCTTATTAGACATTTAGATTTAAGTTAAATGGCTGGGGTGAATTTTCTGGGTTATGCATTTTTTAACATCTTGGATATTctgatattattattacttttcatCAGTTGAATATGGCTTAGTAGTTTCTTTGAGATATTAGGGTTCTTCTACCCTAATAGTCTCTCTTCATAATTAATGGATCTGCTGTTTAGTGCCATTATTTTTGGACCTCTGTCTGTGTAAATACAAATCTTCATTTTCTTGATCTTTAACAacttgtttcatttacattAAGAAACTCATTAATCTGCTCCATCATTTTTTACTTGTATATTGCAGGCTCATGCTGCTTCTGCAGTGCTAAATTTCACTGAGAATTGTACCTCAGATATCCTAACACCTTACTTAGATGGGATTGTGAGCAAACTTTTGGTACTCCTGCAGGTATTTGACTGTTGTTGATATCTACCTGGCAAGAAAATTTTAGAGAATATTTGGATAATAATATCTTTGTAGAGATCATATGGTGTGTTTTCCTTGATTGAACATCTTGGTTTGAAAGAAATAGCTCTTTGTGGGTTCTCCCtggcttctttttttattctccaAGTGGAACTGCATTTTccctatatttaattttttaatcttaattggATTTTGGTTAGTGCAATGTAAGCCTCAGAGCATGTTTAGgagagttttttcttttttgaaggaATAATTGCTTAATATCTTTTCCTTGAAATGAGCTAAACCAATCATGCACATAggtttgtaattttattatttttttttcataatcgTTTGCCTCctataaattttgtttgacCCATTGTTGTGAAGTGCtttataattaatcaataataaatattttgaccTGCATGTTTCCCATTTTATGCATTTCAGATGATTATTTTCcaaatatatagttatattttcttttcttgcccGTGTTCTAGAATGGGAAGCAAATGGTTCAAGAAGGAGCATTGACAGCCTTAGCATCTGTTGCTGATTCTTCACAGGTGCTTTATGTATCCAATATTCTCCATAGTAATGACAATGCTTTTAAGTTTTATACTTACtaaataaaatgtcatgttAACAGGAGCAATTTCAGAAGTATTATGATGCTGTGATGCCATATTTAAAAGCTATTCTGGTGAATGCAAACGATAAGTCTAATCGTATGCTTCGAGCCAAAGCAATGGAGTGCATTAGTTTGGTAGGAATGGCTGTTGGAAAGGAGAAGTTCAGGGATGATGCCAAACAGgtgaattttaatttagttcaaAGTGTTGTTTCTTgtgtttctttttactttttaaactcATATGTATTGCTGGAAgttgtaatttttatattttctttcctttaattATTGTTTACTTTCAGTGTGCTAATgtatagttttcattttttcctttactAGGTCATGGATGTCTTGATGTCACTGCAACAATCTCAACTGGATGCTGATGATCCAACTGCAAGTTACATGCTACAAGTATAGTCTTTCTACCAGCTTTTGGCATCAACttggaaatatatttattttgtcgTCTAGTAAAAATTCTTACAAATCTCAAATTTGCACTTGGATGCCATGCTTTCAGGCATGGGCGCGGCTTTGCAAGTGCCTTGGGCAGGATTTTCTCCCATACATGGGTTTTGTCATGCCTCCTTTGCTCCAGTCTGCGCAACTTAAGCCCGATGTGACCATTACATCAGCGGATTCTGATACTGaatttgatgaagaagatgacaGGTACCCTTTCAGTTATTATTGCCAAATTTGATGTCATTGTCATAATTGATTGATACCCATGGCATAACATGATTTAATATgcaatattttcttcatttcattTCCTTGGGTTATCCTTCCCTGTATTTGAGTTTCAACTtctgtctttatttttaaaaatatttgtccaTTTGAGATAGTGTGAGCTACATAatgcttcttttatttattgtatgaCTGTCATTGTCAAGACTTCCATGTATTAAATCCTTTATACTTGTCCATAGGCATGCTTTTTTAGTTAAATACTTTTGAGGTTTGAAGGAGTTGTGTTCAGCCTAATTTGTAGAACATGTGGTGTGGTCTCAACTCTCATGGCATCTTGGGCTTAAATGTTAAGTAAAGCAAAAGAAATTCCCTTTATTATATGGCCTCTCATTCTCATATGTAAAGAAAGAAGGGAATAAGCAGAGAGAAAAAGGAGTAGCAATTTTTAGATctgagaatgaagaagaaatagATATGGATTATACTGATGgatattttggttttgtttttaaatacttttgtaTCTGGCTGTTCTTCTTTTCAGCATTGAAACAATCACACTTGGGGATAAAAGGATTGGCATTAAGACTAGTGTCTTGGAGGAGAAGGCTACCGCTTGTAACATGCTATGTTGCTATGCTGATGAGTTGAAGGAAGGATTTTTCCCTTGGATTGACCAGGttgactttattttatattttggttgCATTTCCAGTCCGTAATATTTTATTGGCTAACTATGTGGAATTATCTAGGTTGCTTTCACATTGGTTCCTCTTCTTAAATTTTACTTCCACGAAGA
The Glycine max cultivar Williams 82 chromosome 16, Glycine_max_v4.0, whole genome shotgun sequence genome window above contains:
- the LOC100780183 gene encoding importin-5, which produces MASDPMQQVALILGPDSAQLESLISQLMSSSNHHRSQAESLFNLCKQARPEALLLGLAHLLHSSPNPESRTMSAILLRRHLTRHHDSFLWPLLSPPARSSLHSLLLSSLHNEPLKSITKKLCDTVSELAAATLPDDAAAWPDLLPLLFQWVTSPDPRLQEISLLIFAQLAHYIGQTLLPQISTLHSVFLRSLHSSTPSDVRIAALAAAINFIQCLTNSSDRDRFQDLLPLMMQTLTEALNSGQEAVAQEALELLIELAGTEPRFLRRQIADVVGSMLQVAEAEALEEGTRHLAIEFVVTLAEARERAPGMMRKLPQFVRKLFGVLMNLLLDIEDDPAWHGAEDEEEDAGETSNYGFGQECLDRLSISLGGNTIVPVASELLPTYLSAPEWEKHHAALIALAQIAEGCSKVMIKNLEQVLSMILNSFHDPHPRVQWAAINAIGQLSTDLGPDLQVKFHHLVLPALAGAMDDFQNPRVQAHAASAVLNFTENCTSDILTPYLDGIVSKLLVLLQNGKQMVQEGALTALASVADSSQEQFQKYYDAVMPYLKAILVNANDKSNRMLRAKAMECISLVGMAVGKEKFRDDAKQVMDVLMSLQQSQLDADDPTASYMLQAWARLCKCLGQDFLPYMGFVMPPLLQSAQLKPDVTITSADSDTEFDEEDDSIETITLGDKRIGIKTSVLEEKATACNMLCCYADELKEGFFPWIDQVAFTLVPLLKFYFHEEVRKAAVSAMPELLSSAKSAVEKGQSQGRDKTYVKQLSDYIIPNLVEALHKEPEVEICASMLDALNECIQVSESHLDEKQVRSIVDEIKQVLTASSSRKHERAERAKEEDFDAEERELLKEENEQEEELFDQVGDCLGTLIKTFRASFLPFFDDLSSYLTPMFGKDKTSEERRIAICIFDDVAEHGREAALKYYDSFLPFLLEACNDEYPDVRQAAVYGVGVCAEFGGSVFKPLVGEALSRLDAVIRHPNALHSDNIMAYDNAVSALGKICQFHRDSINAAQVVPAWLNCLPIKGDLIEAKVVHDQLCSMVERSDRELIGPNNQYLSKIVAVFAEILCAGNNLANEQTVSRMINLLRQLQQTLPPSTLASTWSSLQPQQQLALQSILSS